The DNA region GGCCCCATGGTCGTCCGGGTGCACGACCTCGGCCCAGCTCGTTTTCAGAAGCTCTTCCTTGGTGTAGCCCAGCAGCTGGCAATACGTCATGTTCACGTCCAGCCATTGCTCGACTGGCGTGACCGTTGCGATGCCCACCGGAGAGACGTCGTAGTACTCGCGAAAACGGCGGCGCTCCCTGTACAGACGCCGTTCCAGCAGCACCTTTTCCGTTATGTCGCGGCAGTACTGCACAGCGCCCCGTATTCCTCCGTCGGAGCCCATGAGCGGATACGAGAACACCTCAAGCCAGCCAGCTTCCACCCCCTGCCTGCGGAAAGGACGCACCACCTGCGCTGGCTTACCCGTCTCCAGCACTGTATCCACCGGGCAAGTGAAGAACGCTTCGGACTCCCCGTGCACGGCCTTGTGCTCTCTCCCCTGCAACGGCCCCAAGTGCCCGAACCATTCGCTGAAGGTCCTGTTGACGAGGAGGACGCGCTTGCCGGCATCCACCACCTCCACGCCGTCCTGAATCGCATTAATAATGCCTGCGTAGAACCGTTCCTTCTCGATGACCTCTTTCTGCATGGCCACGTAGTCGGTTATATCGATGCTGTGTACGGCAACGCCGAGGACGTTGCCTGCCGCATCCTTCACAGGCTCCGCCCAGACTCGGAACATGGTGTTCTGCACCTTTTCGTCAAAGGTGCGCGGGCTGCCGAACTGGACCACGCCGTCGATGACCGCCTGCCGCAGGATGGCGGTTTCCCTGTCGTAGATATCCGCAGAGGATCGGCCCTCTACTTCGCTGATTGACAGGCCGGCATACTCGCCGGCGCTCCGGTTCGCCACGACGATGTGACCGTTGCGGTCGAAAAGAACCATCGGATTCGAAGTGGCGTCGATCAGCGCGCGCCAGGCAGGGATGTCCAGACCGGATGCAAGCTCCGGGGCGGTCGCCGGTTCCTGCCCGGCGTCCTGGCGTGCCACGGTCCGGGAATCCCCCTCCTCCGCCAGCCGCACCATGGCTACGACCACATGAGCGCCGGCGTGCGCCCTGAACGAGGCGGTGACGCTGGCAGCGACCTTCCGTCCCTCCCTGAGCACGAATCCCGAGTGCTCAACTTCGCCGCCACCCGGGGAAAGATGCGGGAGAACCTCTGCGAGAAGGGGCGCGTCACCTGCCTTTACTCTTTCTATAGGCAAACTGATTAAATCGACGCCTTGATAGGCCCCTGTTGCGCCAGCCGCGACGTTCGCCGCCAGAATCGTTCCGGTCTCAGGATCGACCACATAGGCGGGTTCCGGCATCGCATCAAAGAAGTACCGGCCAGTATGATCAAAGGAAAAATTCACGCGAAGTCCCCGGCTTCATGCAGGGCTCGGTAGCATGTCGCCATGCAATCTGGTCAAATCGCAAATGAAGTATCAATTATCTTTTCCCCCCGTACGAATACCGTAAGCATCCTCGAAGAGGAATGACAAGCGTTTTCGCCAGATTGCCACACAATCTCACAAAGTGAGACTTGCGCATCATACCGTTATTCCAAATAATATATCCCGATCTCCCGTGATCGGAAAAATCCCCGAACGTCCGAATGTCTCATCTTATGCGCCGATTTCCTCCCAAGACATCTGCAATGAATCTTTTTACTCATCATCTTAGCATGTTAATATAAACATAATTATTCTGGTGCATTACCGCGAGGTCACAATTATCCTCTTTAAATTAAACTAGTTACCAATACTGGCATATCCATTGCTCAGAGAGAGGAATGCTGTGGCAAAAAGATGTGTCATCTTCGGCGATTCTTCTGATCGAGCCCGACCCCGAGTCGCGCTCCTACACGGCCAAGCTCCTTGTGGATGAGGGGTACGCGGTCCTCTACCCCCGCGGCATCGCTCTGACGCGGGAGGTCGACCTGCCCGAGCACTGCGACCTCATCCTTGTAGACGTCTTTCTGCCCAGGCGATGGGAGTTCGACATGATTCGCGACGTCAAGGCCCGTAGACCCGGCGTCGGCATCATCGCCCTGTCTCAGAACCACGGCGCCTGTCGCGCGGAAAGCTCCCTGGCCATCGCCGCCGAGCTCGGCGCGGATGCCGGGCTGGTCAAACCGGTTCCCCCGGACACGCTGTTGCAGCGCGTGCGCGCGCTTGCGGCTTGTGCAAACGTATATGCCCACTGTCACACTGCATGAGACTCCCAACTTCCGAAACATGCCAGGAGATCTATCCCATGAAAAAAATATTGATCGTCGAAGACCAACCGGAAGTGCGCGAGCTTGTGCAGGTCACGCTCAGCCTGGGCGGATTCGAGATTCTGGAGGCTGACAGCGGCTCCATCGGCGTGGCCCTGGCCAGGCACTCCCACCCGGACCTCATCCTCATGGATGCGGTGATGCCTGGCGAGATCGACGGGTTCGAGGCCACACGCCGCCTGCGTCAGCTGCCGGAGCTTTCCGCCACCACCATCCTCATGCTCACGGCGCGCGGCCAGCAGCGCGACCTGGAAATGGGCCGCCAGGCAGGGGCCGACGGCTACATCACCAAGCCCTTCAGCCCTCTGGCGCTGATCAAAAAGGTGGACGAGGTGCTGGGCCAGTAGCCCTGCTCCAATGCCTCCGGATTGCAACTCTTCATGAGCAACCCGCTGCATCGCGCGCCTGTACAGGGCTCCCCCTCCGGCCCGTGCCGCCCGCGATCGCAGCCACGGCGGATTCGGCGACGGCTCACGCTCCATGGTGACACAGCGGCGATCATGAGCCCAGGGCGGTGCTTTTGGCAGCATCTGACGGCAGCGTGAGAAGGGTCTTGGCCGGAACCTGTCCACACAGCCGCCGTCAACAGATCGCCCCCCTAACGCCCCCCGCCAACGGCAGAAGGCGTCCCGAACGAACACCGGGGCGCCTTCTCTGTTCAGACACTATTCACTACCAGGGTGAAGCACGGGCAACGAAATCCATCTGCAAACTGGATTCCGCCAAAAACACGCAAAGCATCGTCTCGGAATAATTGTCTGTTCACACCATACAGGAACACAGGGTTCCGATTTCGGCAATAGCATCACGCCAGCTGAACGCCGTAGATCACCTTGTCCTCGCCTGCATCGTAGAAATCGCGGACCACGGCGCGAACCGTGCACCCGCACCCCTCGTAAAACCGCCGCGTAGGCGCGTACTGCTCCCGCGAGGACGTCTCCGCAAAAAGGATGCGCCCTCCCTGGGCCGCGGCGGCTTCGGCCACGGCGTGGAACAGCGCCTTGCCCAGCCCGTTGCCCTGGGCGGCCGGATGCACGGCTATCCAGTAGAGATCGAACGAGCCCACGGTGCACGGCGCCGGCCCGTAGCACGCATAGCCCTCCAGCCCTCCATCCGGGCCATCCGCAAAAAGAAAGTAATAACCGCTGGCAAGCCCCTTGCTCAGCCGTTCGGTCACCAGCTCCTCGGCCACGCCGGCCTCGTCCCAGCTGAAGAAGCCTGTCGCCTCAACCAGGGCGCGTACTCGGGCGGCGTCCCTGGGCGTGGGCTCGGTGCGCATCGTCTGTACGCTCATTCCGCACACTCCATGTTCCGTGTCCGTTCCCGCGTGCCCTCGCTCAGGCCGCGGAAAAACGCCAGGGCGTTGGGCCCCAGGCTGGACGTGCGGTAGCCGCCCTCCTGCACCACCAGGGTGGGCAGGCACAGGCGGCCGAGCATCCGGCCGTTTTTCTCGAAGTCCGTTGGCGTGAGCCGCCACGTGCCCGTGGGGTCGCCTTTGGCCGTGTCCAGACCCAGCGCTATTACCAGAAACCGCGGGCCGAACCGTGCCAGCCGCTTGAGCGCCTTGGCCAGCACTGTGCGGTACGCCTCGCCGTCCACGCCGTCCGGCAGGGGCAGGTTCATGTTGAACCCGCGTCCCTGGCCCTCGCCGCGCTCCGAGGCGAAGCCGGAGAAGTACGGGTAGGCGCCGTTGGGATGGCCATGGATGGAGATGGTGAGCACGTCGGCGCGCTCGTAGAAGATGTCCTGCGTGCCGTTGCCATGGTGGTAGTCCACGTCCAGCACGGCCACCTTGCCGAACTCGGACAGATGGTTGGCGGCCACGGCCGTGGAGTTGAGATAGCAGAACCCGCCGAATGCGCGGCGCTCCGCATGATGCCCTGGTGGACGGACCAGCGCGTATGCCAGACGCTGGCCGTCCAGCAGGGAGTCCGCCGCCGTGAGAGCGCAGTTGACGGCCCCGCGCGCCGCGAGGAATGCGTTGCGGCTCAGCGGCGTAAAAGTATCGATGACGTAGTAGCCGGCCCGGCGGGGCAGCTCCCGCGGCGGCCTAGCCTGGTTGCGGATGGGGAAGACGTACGGATAGACCGCCTCCTTCTCCCCCAGCCTAGCGCATACGGCGCGGAAGTAGCCGACCATGCCGGGGTCGTGCACCGCCGTGACGTGGCGCAGGGGGTAGCCCTGCACGCGGAGGCGCTCGAACAACCCGGAAG from Oceanidesulfovibrio marinus includes:
- a CDS encoding response regulator transcription factor is translated as MLWQKDVSSSAILLIEPDPESRSYTAKLLVDEGYAVLYPRGIALTREVDLPEHCDLILVDVFLPRRWEFDMIRDVKARRPGVGIIALSQNHGACRAESSLAIAAELGADAGLVKPVPPDTLLQRVRALAACANVYAHCHTA
- a CDS encoding GNAT family N-acetyltransferase; translated protein: MSVQTMRTEPTPRDAARVRALVEATGFFSWDEAGVAEELVTERLSKGLASGYYFLFADGPDGGLEGYACYGPAPCTVGSFDLYWIAVHPAAQGNGLGKALFHAVAEAAAAQGGRILFAETSSREQYAPTRRFYEGCGCTVRAVVRDFYDAGEDKVIYGVQLA
- a CDS encoding response regulator transcription factor, which gives rise to MKKILIVEDQPEVRELVQVTLSLGGFEILEADSGSIGVALARHSHPDLILMDAVMPGEIDGFEATRRLRQLPELSATTILMLTARGQQRDLEMGRQAGADGYITKPFSPLALIKKVDEVLGQ
- a CDS encoding histone deacetylase family protein, whose translation is MFRIRRVFDGVLPRDARTVEQVQALLRERFPGVEEKEIRQIPAMLRDPLHHRFRAVLFVAESADKLAGFALMLHVPDVGFCWLDYVAAQPGSAGRGVGAALYDRVREEARFLGGIGLFFESLPADPEFCMDASLRKENRARLRFYERFGVRIVANTKYETPLIDEPAPCPPHLLFDPYTAKKPLGRKDAQQVVRAILERKYGGRCPEGYVDMVADSFRDDPVRLAEPRYATPAPPPAAQVSPQIALTVNDRHEIHHVRERGYVESPARIDAILKKIEPSGLFERLRVQGYPLRHVTAVHDPGMVGYFRAVCARLGEKEAVYPYVFPIRNQARPPRELPRRAGYYVIDTFTPLSRNAFLAARGAVNCALTAADSLLDGQRLAYALVRPPGHHAERRAFGGFCYLNSTAVAANHLSEFGKVAVLDVDYHHGNGTQDIFYERADVLTISIHGHPNGAYPYFSGFASERGEGQGRGFNMNLPLPDGVDGEAYRTVLAKALKRLARFGPRFLVIALGLDTAKGDPTGTWRLTPTDFEKNGRMLGRLCLPTLVVQEGGYRTSSLGPNALAFFRGLSEGTRERTRNMECAE